A region from the Desulfitobacterium dehalogenans ATCC 51507 genome encodes:
- the xseA gene encoding exodeoxyribonuclease VII large subunit, protein MPKIWTVAELTREIGQTLNDNPDFINCWVSGEISNYKNHRPSGHWYFTLKDEHSSIKGVMFRSRAERVRFTPQDGMKILVRGSIRIYERDGTIQLYAEEMQPSGVGALYLAFEQLKERLAQEGLFAPERKKAIPRYPRRIGIVTSPTGAAIKDILKVMFRRNPQISWILAPAAVQGELAPREVAQAIARLNRHSQVDVIIVGRGGGSLEELWAFNTEEVARAIAASGIPVISAVGHETDVTIADMVADLRAPTPSAAAELAVPVWLELKTDLEQLKSRLHSAMNSQLQRKRQRLDSLKGIGPLSNPFWRIDQNRQRLDSLSERMEQGMTRFVSDKNGILKLLTAKLDLLSPLAILGRGYSLTYGPKGNVLRRSEDINVGQQVQVRLQEGILTCAVLAKSVDSN, encoded by the coding sequence GTGCCCAAGATTTGGACAGTTGCTGAATTAACCCGAGAAATCGGTCAGACCCTCAATGACAACCCGGATTTTATAAATTGCTGGGTCAGCGGGGAAATTTCCAATTACAAAAACCACCGTCCCTCGGGACACTGGTATTTTACCTTAAAAGATGAACATTCCAGCATTAAAGGGGTCATGTTCCGAAGCCGTGCCGAACGGGTTCGCTTCACCCCTCAAGATGGAATGAAAATCCTGGTGCGGGGAAGTATTCGCATCTATGAGCGGGATGGCACGATTCAGCTTTATGCCGAGGAGATGCAGCCCAGCGGGGTAGGTGCCCTTTATTTAGCTTTCGAACAGCTAAAGGAGCGTTTAGCCCAAGAAGGTTTATTTGCTCCGGAACGCAAAAAGGCCATTCCCCGCTACCCCCGTCGCATAGGTATTGTTACCAGCCCCACGGGAGCTGCTATTAAAGATATACTGAAGGTCATGTTTCGCCGTAATCCGCAAATTTCCTGGATTCTGGCACCTGCCGCTGTTCAAGGAGAACTTGCTCCCAGGGAAGTAGCTCAGGCTATAGCCCGGCTGAATCGGCACTCTCAAGTGGATGTGATCATTGTCGGCCGCGGCGGAGGCTCCCTGGAAGAGCTTTGGGCTTTCAATACCGAAGAGGTAGCTCGTGCCATTGCCGCATCCGGGATACCGGTGATTTCTGCAGTAGGCCATGAGACCGATGTGACCATTGCGGATATGGTGGCAGATCTGCGAGCTCCCACTCCTTCGGCTGCCGCTGAACTGGCTGTTCCTGTGTGGCTGGAATTAAAAACCGATCTCGAGCAGTTGAAGTCTCGGCTACACAGCGCCATGAACTCGCAGCTTCAGCGCAAAAGGCAGCGGTTGGACAGCTTGAAAGGAATAGGGCCCCTTTCCAATCCTTTCTGGCGTATCGACCAAAATCGCCAACGCTTGGATTCCCTCAGTGAACGTATGGAGCAAGGGATGACTAGATTTGTTTCTGATAAAAATGGTATACTAAAACTATTGACTGCGAAGCTGGATCTACTAAGTCCTTTAGCGATTTTGGGGAGGGGTTACTCCCTCACTTATGGTCCGAAAGGGAATGTTCTGCGCAGGAGTGAAGATATCAATGTGGGTCAACAGGTGCAAGTACGGCTGCAAGAAGGTATACTGACTTGCGCCGTATTAGCTAAAAGTGTTGATTCCAATTAA
- a CDS encoding magnesium transporter CorA family protein, with the protein MLKICKNDAGNYQELSLNDLVKGVWIQLVNPTSWELNAVAEATEVPMDILKAALDEEERSRIELEDHCILVITNIPLMINETNYDTLPLGMIVTKDHIITVCLEDNPVFAEFNADTCRSFNTAKRTRFLFQLLYKSASYYLKYLRQINKYTDQIEMDLRTSMKNQEIFQLMDLQKGLTYFTVSLRSNGVVMDRLMRLRSNSQSQHLIKMYEEDEDLLEDVIIENNQAIQMVEMYSHIIVGFSDAFASIISNNQNMVIKLLTSITIIMAVPTMLASFWGMNVPVPFGDNPYGFGLVTVIAFSIAGISALALWKKKMF; encoded by the coding sequence ATGCTCAAAATTTGTAAAAATGATGCGGGCAATTATCAAGAATTATCTTTGAACGATCTGGTTAAAGGAGTCTGGATTCAACTTGTGAATCCGACCTCATGGGAACTCAATGCCGTAGCTGAGGCTACGGAAGTGCCCATGGATATTCTCAAAGCTGCCTTGGACGAAGAAGAACGATCACGTATTGAACTGGAAGACCATTGCATATTGGTAATTACTAATATTCCTTTGATGATTAACGAGACCAATTACGATACTCTGCCCCTGGGGATGATTGTGACAAAAGATCATATTATTACGGTCTGCTTGGAAGACAACCCAGTGTTTGCGGAGTTTAATGCCGATACTTGTCGGAGCTTTAATACGGCGAAGCGGACCCGCTTTTTATTCCAGCTCCTCTATAAATCTGCTTCCTATTATCTGAAGTACCTGCGCCAGATTAATAAGTACACGGATCAAATTGAGATGGACCTGCGCACTTCCATGAAAAATCAGGAGATTTTTCAATTGATGGATCTGCAAAAAGGATTGACCTATTTTACGGTCTCACTTCGCTCCAATGGAGTGGTCATGGACCGTTTGATGCGTTTACGTTCCAATAGTCAAAGCCAGCACTTGATTAAGATGTATGAAGAAGATGAGGATTTGCTGGAAGATGTCATCATTGAAAACAATCAGGCGATCCAAATGGTTGAGATGTACAGCCATATTATCGTTGGTTTCTCCGATGCTTTTGCTTCGATCATCTCCAACAATCAGAATATGGTCATCAAGCTTTTGACTTCTATAACCATTATTATGGCGGTACCGACCATGTTGGCCAGCTTTTGGGGAATGAATGTTCCCGTTCCTTTTGGGGATAACCCTTACGGTTTTGGCTTGGTTACCGTGATTGCGTTTAGTATTGCCGGTATCAGTGCCTTGGCCTTGTGGAAAAAGAAAATGTTCTGA
- a CDS encoding cyclodeaminase/cyclohydrolase family protein, translating to MSENTIWQWTTAEFLAQSASAAPTPGGGSVSGYVGALGASMVCMVANLTVGKEKYKDVEPQVQVILEKGEKLLHDLKNGLTQDIEEFSNFMAVLKLPKDTEEQKQVRSAKMQEVLVSATDTPLAIAQNCYAVLELAQELAPIGNKGAISDVGVAAYLAESALKAAMFSVDINLPQVKDSDYQDKVKLERERLFAQAERLKNETVAVVQSRL from the coding sequence ATGTCTGAGAACACAATCTGGCAATGGACAACCGCGGAATTTTTAGCACAGTCCGCCAGCGCTGCCCCCACTCCCGGTGGCGGAAGCGTGTCTGGATATGTAGGAGCTTTAGGCGCCTCCATGGTGTGCATGGTTGCAAATCTGACTGTAGGTAAAGAAAAATATAAGGATGTAGAGCCTCAAGTCCAGGTAATCTTGGAAAAAGGTGAGAAGCTGCTCCATGACCTTAAGAACGGCTTGACTCAGGATATTGAAGAATTCTCCAATTTTATGGCTGTATTGAAGCTGCCTAAGGATACGGAGGAACAAAAACAAGTGCGCTCGGCAAAAATGCAGGAAGTCTTGGTTTCAGCTACGGATACTCCCTTGGCAATTGCTCAAAACTGCTACGCAGTTTTGGAGTTGGCACAAGAACTGGCCCCCATCGGCAATAAAGGGGCCATTAGTGATGTGGGTGTGGCCGCCTATCTAGCCGAAAGCGCCCTCAAAGCAGCCATGTTCAGTGTGGATATTAATCTTCCCCAGGTCAAAGACAGCGACTATCAGGATAAGGTGAAGCTAGAGCGGGAACGCCTCTTTGCCCAAGCTGAAAGGCTTAAGAATGAGACCGTAGCTGTGGTGCAAAGCAGACTGTAG
- a CDS encoding bifunctional 5,10-methylenetetrahydrofolate dehydrogenase/5,10-methenyltetrahydrofolate cyclohydrolase, whose amino-acid sequence MAQLLDGKEISKVLKEEIKEEVKRWKEQGVNPKLAVVLVGDDPASVVYAKSKQKVSDSLGIDFELSVLPADSSEESILALIDSLNANPDVHGIMIELPLPKHISKERVMAAVRPDKDVDGVHPINRGYILSGEEGLFPATPESCIEIMLRSGVEIAGKHVVIIGRGETVGKPLVFLILKHNATVTICHSRTPDLGAFTRQADIIVAAVGKAKLVKKDMVKPGAIVVDAGINEIPGGICGDVDFEEVKEVASLISPVPGGVGSLTTALIMKNVLKGITLQHKEGQ is encoded by the coding sequence TTGGCTCAATTGTTAGACGGAAAAGAAATTTCTAAAGTCTTAAAAGAAGAGATCAAGGAAGAAGTGAAGAGGTGGAAGGAACAAGGGGTGAATCCTAAGCTGGCGGTGGTTCTCGTTGGGGACGACCCGGCCTCTGTGGTCTACGCGAAATCCAAGCAAAAAGTAAGTGACAGCTTAGGCATTGATTTTGAACTTTCCGTTTTGCCTGCCGACAGCTCAGAAGAATCCATCCTGGCCCTTATTGATTCCCTTAATGCCAATCCGGATGTTCATGGTATTATGATTGAGCTGCCCTTACCGAAGCATATCTCAAAAGAGCGTGTCATGGCAGCCGTGCGTCCTGATAAGGATGTGGACGGAGTTCATCCCATTAATCGTGGATATATCCTTAGCGGAGAAGAAGGCCTGTTCCCAGCGACTCCCGAAAGCTGTATTGAAATTATGCTCCGTTCAGGGGTTGAAATTGCCGGAAAGCATGTGGTCATCATCGGGCGGGGAGAGACGGTAGGAAAGCCTTTGGTCTTCCTAATCCTTAAACATAATGCTACTGTAACCATCTGCCATTCCCGTACTCCGGATCTGGGGGCCTTTACCCGCCAGGCAGATATCATCGTAGCAGCTGTAGGCAAAGCGAAACTCGTCAAGAAGGATATGGTAAAACCAGGTGCCATAGTCGTTGATGCCGGTATCAATGAGATCCCGGGCGGAATCTGTGGGGACGTCGATTTTGAGGAAGTTAAAGAAGTCGCCTCTCTCATTTCCCCAGTACCGGGTGGAGTAGGCTCATTAACGACTGCGTTAATCATGAAAAATGTTCTGAAGGGGATTACCTTGCAGCATAAGGAGGGTCAATAA
- a CDS encoding DUF4367 domain-containing protein, translated as MSEQESAKILAKEKMLEALLEYAAACHVENINSEYPLEDDSSSEVTLPPDFDQKMQKLIAKHDRKETLTRIKERTIRFLPKAAVFLLVLLGSFTIVVASVQALRVKALNIILDIQNQYTSIQSTDKHKGQANQGHKQIPPDWQGYAPSYVPQGFNVDKTEKREHLEIIYYSNDQGQTIRFTRYLNSNTDVRIDTEGAVLQNILIHDRDALLAEKQGLVSIVWEDDSLFSLIGEVDRAELIKMAESVKEKWMTE; from the coding sequence ATGAGTGAACAAGAATCAGCAAAAATACTAGCCAAAGAAAAAATGCTGGAAGCCCTCCTGGAATATGCTGCGGCCTGTCATGTGGAAAATATAAACTCTGAGTATCCTCTAGAGGACGATTCCTCTTCCGAGGTCACACTTCCGCCTGATTTTGACCAGAAAATGCAGAAGCTGATTGCTAAGCATGACAGAAAGGAAACATTGACCAGGATAAAAGAACGAACCATCAGGTTCCTGCCTAAAGCAGCTGTTTTCTTGCTGGTTTTATTAGGAAGCTTTACAATCGTCGTGGCCAGTGTTCAAGCATTAAGAGTAAAGGCTTTAAATATCATTCTGGATATACAGAATCAATACACCAGTATTCAATCCACAGACAAACATAAAGGGCAAGCTAACCAGGGACATAAGCAAATTCCGCCGGATTGGCAGGGGTATGCTCCTAGCTATGTTCCTCAAGGATTTAATGTGGACAAAACAGAAAAGCGGGAGCATCTGGAAATCATTTACTACTCCAACGACCAGGGTCAAACCATCCGTTTCACCCGATATTTGAACAGCAATACCGATGTGAGAATAGATACGGAAGGCGCCGTGCTGCAAAATATTTTAATTCACGACAGAGATGCACTTTTAGCCGAAAAGCAGGGCTTGGTCAGCATTGTCTGGGAAGATGATTCATTGTTTTCCCTTATCGGAGAAGTAGACCGAGCAGAGTTGATTAAGATGGCCGAAAGTGTCAAAGAAAAATGGATGACAGAATAA
- a CDS encoding RNA polymerase sigma factor — translation MLIALAFVHNKKSRSQLEVLYRDHASAMYKVAYRILKDEHLAEDAVQEAFINIARNLDKTMGTECNKPRALCVIIVRNSAINIYRRRKKQYSVAAEEIEEHISEPGPSVEDIILGNEAFTRVTELIKELPPAYADILSLKLYYHYNDEEIARVLNITHGSVRTRLHRARKSLLKLLSQEQEGRHHE, via the coding sequence ATGCTGATCGCTTTGGCATTCGTACATAATAAAAAAAGCCGCAGCCAGCTGGAAGTTTTATATAGAGATCATGCATCCGCTATGTATAAGGTAGCTTATCGAATCCTGAAGGATGAACATCTGGCCGAGGACGCTGTTCAGGAAGCCTTTATCAATATCGCCCGCAACCTTGATAAAACCATGGGCACCGAGTGTAACAAACCAAGAGCTTTATGCGTTATTATTGTTAGGAACTCCGCCATAAATATTTATCGGCGAAGAAAAAAACAATATAGCGTGGCTGCGGAAGAGATTGAAGAACATATCTCTGAGCCGGGCCCCAGTGTTGAGGACATCATCCTGGGCAATGAGGCTTTTACCAGAGTAACAGAACTTATCAAAGAATTACCGCCTGCTTATGCCGATATTCTTTCCCTTAAACTCTATTACCACTATAACGACGAGGAAATAGCCCGGGTGTTGAATATTACGCACGGAAGCGTCCGCACCCGGCTCCATCGGGCCCGCAAGAGTCTGCTCAAGTTATTATCCCAAGAACAGGAGGGAAGGCATCATGAGTGA
- a CDS encoding response regulator transcription factor: MNFPADQNRVIQSLTYREKEVLRLRAKGYSSKKIAATLNIEITTVRTHLKHIKTRSFKPN, translated from the coding sequence ATGAATTTTCCGGCTGATCAAAACCGGGTTATCCAAAGCTTGACCTACAGAGAAAAGGAAGTACTGCGATTAAGGGCGAAAGGCTATAGCAGTAAAAAAATCGCAGCTACATTAAATATTGAAATAACTACAGTAAGGACTCATCTCAAACATATTAAAACTAGGAGTTTCAAGCCAAATTGA